A window of the Clupea harengus chromosome 8, Ch_v2.0.2, whole genome shotgun sequence genome harbors these coding sequences:
- the LOC105890457 gene encoding melatonin receptor type 1B-B, producing MPENIPFLKNRTELGHVGRALGSSARPAWAVAALASVLIFTTVVDVLGNLLVIIAVCRNRKLRNPGNVFVVSLAFADLVVAFYPYPLVLYALFHDGWALGDTQCKVSGFLMGLSVIGSIFNITAIAINRYCYICHSFAYGRVFSFRNTLLLVGLVWALTVVAILPNFFVGSLQYDPRVYSCTFAQTASSSYTIAVVVVHFLVPIGVVTFCYLRIWILVIQVRRKVKSSERPRLRPSDVRNFITMFVVFVLFAICWAPLNLIGLVVAIDPHRMAPQIPEWLFVVSYFMAYFNSCLNAVIYGLLNRNFRREYMRIVSSVWMPRLFVTETSRGATDGVRSRPSPVINNE from the exons ATGCCAGAAAACATCCCGTTTCTGAAGAACCGCACGGAACTGGGACATGTTGGACGCGCGCTGGGTTCGAGTGCGCGCCCCGCGTGGGCTGTAGCGGCGCTGGCCAGCGTGCTGATCTTCACCACGGTAGTGGATGTCCTGGGGAATCTTCTCGTTATTATCGCTGTCTGTCGCAACAGGAAACTGAGAAACCCCG gtaatgtgtttgtggtgagtCTGGCGTTTGCCGATCTGGTGGTAGCCTTCTACCCTTACCCGCTGGTGCTGTACGCCCTCTTCCATGACGGCTGGGCGCTGGGCGACACGCAGTGCAAG gTGAGCGGCTTCCTGATGGGGCTGAGCGTGATCGGCTCCATCTTCAACATCACGGCCATCGCCATCAACCGCTACTGCTACATCTGCCACAGCTTTGCCTACGGCCGCGTGTTCAGCTTCCGGAACACGCTGCTCCTGGTGGGGCTGGTGTGGGCGCTGACCGTGGTGGCCATCCTGCCCAACTTCTTCGTGGGTTCCCTGCAGTACGACCCGCGCGTCTACTCCTGCACCTTCGCCCAGACGGCCAGCTCCTCCTACACCATCGCCGTGGTGGTGGTGCACTTCCTGGTACCCATCGGCGTGGTAACCTTCTGCTACCTGCGCATCTGGATCCTGGTGATCCAGGTGCGGCGGAAGGTGAAGAGCAGCGAGCGGCCACGCCTGCGCCCCAGCGACGTGCGCAACTTCATCACCATGTTCGTGGTGTTCGTGCTCTTTGCCATCTGCTGGGCGCCGCTCAACCTGATCGGGCTGGTGGTGGCCATCGACCCGCACCGCATGGCGCCCCAGATCCCCGAGTGGCTCTTCGTGGTCAGCTACTTCATGGCGTACTTTAACAGCTGCCTCAACGCCGTCATCTACGGCCTGCTCAACCGCAACTTCCGCAGGGAGTACATGCGTATCGTCTCGTCCGTGTGGATGCCACGCCTCTTCGTTACAGAGACCTCGAGGGGAGCCACGGACGGCGTGAGGAGCAGGCCTTCACCTGTCATCAACAACGAGTGA